From Parasphaerochaeta coccoides DSM 17374, a single genomic window includes:
- the hisB gene encoding imidazoleglycerol-phosphate dehydratase HisB — translation MVSTPYKVVLFLDRDGVVVKEDQVDSYGKIIWIPGVFGALKTIADMTDLEFVMVSNQDGVGTPSFPMNDFLPVHRRIVSTLEGEGIVFSAQHIDLSLPADNCTGRKPGIGMLSAYTKENGYDMEHSLVIGDRLTDVVLAKNLGCRAILFAPSAMRQDAENAGLGETLALVSNDWRQVASFITGTITGTETIRTSRTAEVKRMTAETRITLSLNLDGRTGGHVHTGLPFFDHMLSQIVRHSGWDMDMDVQGDIDVDEHHTVEDTALVLGQACVEALGDKRGISRYGFEILTMDEVRADVALDFSGRPYFVWDATFAREYVGTFPTELVEHFFKSFSDAAKCNLHISVTRGNTHHQIEAIFKAFARALRKAVKRYPWDDRLPSTKGVL, via the coding sequence ATGGTAAGCACTCCTTATAAAGTAGTTCTATTCCTTGACAGGGATGGAGTTGTTGTAAAAGAAGATCAAGTGGATAGCTACGGTAAGATCATCTGGATTCCTGGAGTGTTCGGTGCGCTGAAAACAATTGCTGACATGACCGACCTGGAATTTGTCATGGTGAGCAACCAAGATGGCGTCGGGACGCCTTCATTTCCCATGAATGATTTTCTCCCGGTACACCGGAGGATTGTCTCGACCCTTGAGGGGGAGGGCATTGTTTTCTCCGCGCAGCATATCGACCTGTCCCTTCCCGCCGATAACTGTACAGGGCGCAAGCCTGGCATAGGCATGCTCTCCGCTTATACAAAGGAAAACGGATACGATATGGAACATTCCCTGGTCATTGGAGACCGTCTGACTGATGTGGTGCTGGCGAAGAACCTTGGGTGCCGCGCAATCCTCTTTGCTCCGTCTGCCATGAGACAAGACGCGGAGAACGCGGGGTTGGGGGAGACTCTGGCACTTGTCAGCAATGACTGGCGTCAAGTGGCTTCGTTCATCACCGGAACCATCACGGGAACCGAAACCATCCGGACTTCCCGTACTGCGGAAGTGAAACGCATGACAGCGGAGACGCGCATTACCCTTTCCCTGAACCTTGACGGCAGAACAGGTGGTCATGTTCATACCGGACTGCCGTTCTTTGATCATATGCTCAGCCAAATCGTCCGCCATAGCGGTTGGGACATGGACATGGATGTACAGGGAGACATAGATGTGGATGAACATCATACAGTCGAGGACACGGCTCTGGTACTTGGTCAGGCTTGTGTTGAAGCATTGGGAGATAAAAGAGGTATTTCCCGGTACGGTTTTGAGATTCTCACTATGGACGAAGTGAGGGCTGATGTAGCGCTTGACTTTTCCGGCAGACCATATTTTGTCTGGGATGCCACTTTTGCCCGCGAATATGTCGGGACTTTTCCAACTGAGCTTGTGGAGCATTTTTTCAAGTCGTTCAGTGACGCGGCGAAATGTAATCTCCATATCTCGGTGACACGGGGAAACACGCATCATCAGATTGAAGCCATCTTTAAAGCCTTTGCCCGTGCCTTGCGCAAAGCTGTCAAACGGTATCCTTGGGATGACCGGCTGCCCAGCACCAAAGGCGTCTTATAG
- the hisC gene encoding histidinol-phosphate transaminase encodes MRIDEPWLKELVRPAMRDLIPYSSARNEFTGVARVSLDANESWKALIAEPGINRYPDPSAHELIQKYSSVIGIKEDCIISGSGSDELIDVLIRVLCVSGKDSIITLSPTYGAYEVFAHINDVTVQKIPLAADFTLDCDFARAAVEKLSSGGTENQGERENQGERMEKKGRPKILFLCSPNNPTGNAFPPGTIAALAEAFDGITVVDEAYADFSTVPSALSLLEKNPRLVVMRTLSKAWALAGARVGFMMGHPSLMKLARAVAYPYNLGSPSQKLALRALDDRDGVHKMVTQVLEERKRMEKSLPSFSCIRTVYPSDANFLLVKTDDADSMTACLRNKGIIIRNRNREQGCAGCVRITVGSREENDEVLAALKEYDRMKADQQEDM; translated from the coding sequence ATGAGAATAGATGAACCATGGTTGAAGGAACTGGTCAGGCCGGCCATGCGCGATCTGATCCCATACAGTTCGGCACGCAATGAATTTACAGGTGTCGCCAGAGTCTCCCTTGATGCCAATGAGTCATGGAAAGCCTTGATTGCCGAACCGGGGATAAACAGATACCCCGACCCCTCTGCCCATGAATTAATTCAAAAGTATTCTTCCGTTATCGGAATAAAAGAAGATTGTATAATATCAGGAAGCGGAAGCGATGAACTGATTGATGTCCTTATCAGGGTGCTCTGTGTTTCCGGAAAGGACAGCATCATCACTCTTTCCCCGACCTATGGAGCATATGAAGTCTTTGCCCATATCAATGATGTCACGGTGCAGAAGATTCCACTTGCGGCTGATTTCACCCTGGATTGTGATTTTGCACGTGCTGCCGTGGAAAAATTGTCTTCTGGTGGAACGGAAAATCAGGGGGAGCGGGAAAATCAGGGAGAAAGGATGGAGAAGAAAGGCCGGCCAAAGATACTTTTTCTCTGTTCGCCGAACAATCCTACCGGCAATGCTTTTCCGCCGGGGACGATTGCCGCCCTTGCCGAGGCTTTTGATGGCATCACGGTGGTTGATGAAGCGTATGCTGATTTTTCAACTGTGCCGTCCGCATTGTCCCTTTTGGAGAAGAATCCCCGTCTCGTAGTGATGCGCACTTTATCCAAAGCATGGGCATTGGCGGGAGCCAGGGTGGGTTTCATGATGGGACATCCTTCCTTGATGAAACTTGCCCGCGCTGTGGCATACCCCTATAATCTCGGTTCACCTTCCCAGAAGCTTGCTCTGCGTGCCCTGGATGACAGGGATGGTGTCCATAAAATGGTCACGCAGGTCTTGGAGGAAAGGAAAAGGATGGAAAAGTCATTGCCCTCCTTTTCCTGTATACGTACAGTCTATCCGAGTGATGCGAATTTCCTGCTGGTGAAGACTGATGACGCGGATTCCATGACCGCCTGTCTGAGGAACAAGGGAATCATCATCCGCAACAGGAACAGGGAACAGGGGTGCGCAGGATGCGTCAGGATTACCGTGGGAAGCCGTGAGGAAAATGACGAAGTGCTTGCCGCTTTGAAGGAATATGACCGCATGAAAGCGGATCAGCAGGAGGACATGTAA
- the hisD gene encoding histidinol dehydrogenase — MGRLFIRRAYYPGSGEWEALCSRPETSYEDVRMSVDRIMDTVRSQGDSALFTYEKEFDKAYLQTLEISMEERDRFIVETGILMSDDLKEALSVAARNIRTFHEAQMPFPQRVETMPGVTCWRKSVPLEKVGIYIPGGTAPLFSTVLMLAVPASIAGCKEIILCTPPSPNGTVHPAILYAARLAGVTRIFTVGGAQAIAAMAYGTESVPRCHKVLGPGNTYVTYAKQRASMDGTAIDMPAGPSEVMVLADGTARPDFVAVDLLSQAEHGSDSQAILVLVEPDTVKADAFLDYVDTWLERMAGESGRLGYISSSLGHSRAIVVKKMAEAVGIANLYAAEHLIIQTEMPVDYEKEITNAGSIFLGSWSPESAGDYASGTNHTLPTGGWAHSYSGVSLDTFYKKITVQELSREGLERLAPTIVAMAEGEGLQAHAQAVRTRMNLLRETIPQGGKT, encoded by the coding sequence ATGGGAAGACTATTCATAAGGCGTGCTTACTATCCGGGATCCGGGGAATGGGAAGCTCTCTGTTCCCGTCCTGAAACATCATATGAGGATGTCCGCATGAGCGTGGACAGAATCATGGACACCGTGCGTTCGCAAGGGGACAGCGCATTATTCACCTATGAGAAAGAATTTGATAAGGCATACTTACAAACATTGGAAATATCTATGGAAGAAAGAGATAGATTCATTGTTGAGACGGGAATCCTTATGAGCGATGACCTAAAGGAAGCGTTAAGCGTCGCCGCAAGGAACATACGTACTTTCCATGAAGCGCAGATGCCATTTCCGCAAAGGGTTGAGACAATGCCGGGCGTGACCTGCTGGCGTAAGTCCGTTCCCCTGGAAAAGGTCGGCATCTACATCCCCGGCGGAACCGCGCCTCTGTTCTCTACCGTCCTGATGCTTGCCGTGCCTGCCTCCATAGCCGGTTGCAAGGAAATCATCCTCTGTACCCCGCCATCTCCAAACGGTACGGTTCATCCGGCCATCCTGTACGCTGCGCGTCTTGCGGGAGTGACACGGATATTCACCGTGGGTGGAGCGCAGGCCATAGCTGCAATGGCATACGGGACGGAATCAGTACCCCGCTGCCATAAGGTTCTGGGACCGGGCAACACATATGTCACCTATGCCAAGCAAAGAGCTTCCATGGACGGAACAGCCATAGACATGCCTGCCGGGCCTTCGGAAGTCATGGTTCTGGCGGACGGAACCGCGCGTCCCGACTTCGTGGCAGTTGACCTGTTGAGCCAAGCTGAGCATGGGTCTGACAGCCAGGCAATCCTGGTCTTGGTTGAACCGGACACAGTGAAAGCTGATGCTTTCCTTGACTACGTGGACACGTGGCTGGAAAGAATGGCGGGAGAGTCAGGACGTTTGGGCTATATTTCATCATCCCTGGGTCATAGCAGGGCAATCGTGGTCAAGAAGATGGCGGAGGCTGTCGGTATTGCCAATCTCTATGCGGCTGAGCATCTCATCATCCAGACGGAAATGCCAGTGGATTATGAAAAGGAAATCACTAACGCGGGCTCAATATTCCTTGGCTCCTGGTCTCCGGAATCCGCCGGTGACTATGCTTCAGGAACCAATCACACCCTGCCTACCGGTGGGTGGGCTCATTCCTACAGTGGAGTAAGCCTGGATACCTTCTACAAGAAGATTACTGTCCAGGAGCTTTCCCGTGAAGGATTGGAAAGACTTGCCCCGACCATAGTCGCCATGGCTGAGGGGGAAGGGTTGCAAGCGCATGCGCAAGCCGTAAGGACGCGGATGAACCTGTTGCGGGAAACTATTCCCCAAGGAGGAAAGACATGA
- the hisG gene encoding ATP phosphoribosyltransferase produces the protein MEGTERLRLAVQKTGRLSEKSLEIIAGCGISFGSDSRLLKEHARNFPLEFLFVRDDDIPAYVRDGVADIGIVGRNELDERCPDDLEIVRDLGFAQCRLSVAVPRDFPYGGLQWLAGKRIATSYPNILGRILEERGVTAKICYLSGSVEIAPAAGIADAICDLVSSGTTLLMNGLREVEPLYSSTAVMVSRQGFMSEASPRQVILERLLLRIDSVIRAKSYKYIMFNLPADHVTAVSKIAGGMKSPTVTPLLEEGWVSVQMVVAEDTFWDIFEKLRELGAQGILVTPIEKLTE, from the coding sequence ATGGAAGGGACGGAGAGATTGAGGCTGGCTGTCCAGAAAACAGGGAGGTTGAGCGAGAAATCGCTTGAAATCATAGCCGGGTGCGGGATTTCCTTTGGTTCGGACTCCCGCTTGCTCAAAGAGCATGCACGCAATTTTCCCCTTGAGTTCCTTTTTGTTCGGGACGATGATATCCCAGCGTATGTCCGCGATGGTGTCGCTGACATAGGTATAGTGGGACGCAACGAGCTGGATGAACGATGTCCGGATGATTTGGAGATTGTGCGGGATTTAGGATTTGCCCAGTGCCGGCTCTCTGTGGCTGTGCCACGGGATTTCCCCTACGGTGGCCTGCAATGGCTTGCGGGCAAGCGTATTGCCACCAGCTATCCCAACATCCTGGGAAGAATCCTGGAAGAACGCGGGGTCACGGCCAAAATCTGCTATCTTTCCGGTTCGGTGGAGATAGCGCCAGCCGCGGGTATTGCTGATGCCATCTGCGACCTGGTCAGTTCAGGCACGACGCTCCTGATGAACGGCCTGCGTGAAGTTGAGCCTCTCTACAGCTCCACGGCGGTGATGGTTTCCCGCCAAGGCTTCATGAGCGAAGCATCGCCCCGACAGGTTATTCTTGAACGTCTCCTGCTGAGGATTGATTCGGTAATCAGGGCAAAATCTTACAAGTACATCATGTTCAACCTGCCCGCTGACCATGTGACCGCGGTATCAAAGATTGCGGGAGGGATGAAAAGCCCTACGGTCACGCCGCTGCTTGAAGAAGGGTGGGTTTCCGTGCAAATGGTGGTCGCGGAAGACACTTTCTGGGACATCTTTGAGAAACTCAGGGAACTTGGCGCCCAAGGAATCCTTGTCACACCTATTGAGAAACTGACGGAGTAG
- a CDS encoding DUF308 domain-containing protein, protein MSKKRTNWLLGLILGIIIIGIGIFFLLQTEKVMNAIVILVGALAVISGVRTLLSLSSYQGNKSPYTSAIIKSILNIIVGVVAVIMTFSRAASSWLEILLYALAVDMAISGLMSVWNAVQFRRAGLPALPLIWEAAVCLLVSVLLFLYPHFFARFAGLVIGLVIIVIGLVRVLVSLSVRSSLRATQENNVTEGDFEVRS, encoded by the coding sequence ATGAGCAAAAAGCGTACAAACTGGCTTCTTGGCCTGATTCTGGGGATAATCATTATTGGCATTGGAATCTTCTTCCTGCTCCAGACTGAAAAGGTCATGAATGCAATTGTCATTCTGGTCGGTGCCTTGGCAGTGATTTCCGGTGTCCGTACCCTCCTGTCTCTTTCCTCCTACCAAGGTAACAAGAGTCCGTACACTTCCGCAATCATCAAATCCATCCTCAATATCATAGTCGGCGTGGTGGCTGTCATCATGACATTTTCCAGGGCCGCTTCCTCATGGTTGGAAATACTCCTGTACGCCCTTGCCGTCGATATGGCTATCTCCGGCCTCATGTCCGTGTGGAATGCCGTGCAGTTCCGGCGGGCGGGTCTTCCTGCGTTACCCTTGATATGGGAAGCTGCGGTATGCCTGCTTGTTTCCGTCCTGCTGTTCCTCTATCCCCATTTCTTTGCACGCTTTGCCGGACTGGTCATAGGTTTGGTCATCATTGTCATCGGCCTGGTCAGGGTTCTTGTCTCCCTGTCCGTGCGTTCTTCACTCCGTGCCACTCAGGAAAACAATGTGACGGAAGGCGATTTTGAGGTTCGTTCCTAG
- a CDS encoding YjjG family noncanonical pyrimidine nucleotidase, producing MKYPIVFIDADDTLLDFPAGEVMAFTMCMHDLGIDGMAAEAFSIYKTMNAAIWKEHEQGLISIEVLKTERFSRFFTYMGIDAPAEKAGRLFLEHLGESDHLIPGAISLLETLHGMGVRLYLATNGYPEVQHSRLERTGIRKYFSGVGISGEMGFRKPDVRFFEVLHTIAGTQDCRQDVLMVGDSLSSDIAGGINAGLDTCWFNQYGLNFPPDVRPTYDVHNLSDIVRVVAGVAIS from the coding sequence ATGAAATATCCCATAGTATTCATTGACGCGGACGATACGCTCCTTGATTTTCCCGCCGGGGAAGTCATGGCTTTCACCATGTGCATGCACGACCTTGGCATTGATGGCATGGCTGCCGAGGCATTCAGCATCTACAAGACAATGAACGCCGCTATATGGAAGGAACATGAACAGGGGCTTATCTCCATAGAGGTTCTGAAGACAGAACGCTTCTCTCGGTTTTTCACATACATGGGGATTGATGCTCCAGCGGAAAAAGCTGGCAGGCTTTTTCTTGAACATTTAGGGGAATCAGACCATCTTATTCCTGGGGCGATCAGTCTTCTGGAGACCCTCCACGGGATGGGCGTCCGGCTCTATCTGGCGACGAACGGGTACCCCGAAGTCCAGCATTCTCGTCTGGAACGCACTGGCATCCGGAAATATTTCTCAGGAGTGGGAATCAGCGGAGAAATGGGTTTCAGGAAACCGGACGTCCGTTTCTTTGAAGTCCTTCACACAATAGCCGGAACACAAGATTGTCGTCAGGATGTCTTGATGGTCGGGGACAGTCTCTCCAGCGACATAGCCGGAGGCATCAATGCCGGTCTGGATACATGTTGGTTCAACCAGTACGGATTGAACTTTCCGCCGGATGTCCGCCCTACTTATGACGTACACAATCTTTCCGACATTGTCCGGGTAGTTGCTGGCGTTGCCATCTCGTAA
- a CDS encoding FKBP-type peptidyl-prolyl cis-trans isomerase N-terminal domain-containing protein, giving the protein MKNTVFPVVAFSCAVLFSVLTLGCTRPTGGQTSMATALTSFPTVSISVNATTASGETALIELPPLVLDPIRNLLRPETFVDRFSYAYGYLLMDTAMRQQMDINPMYLAKGLLDAAETGSGYFSAAEIQTLFAEYNDILLARAQMENEKLARANLAEANAFLEENKNKENILTTPSGLQYRVLKEGSGQHPVLQDTVKLIYNISLLDGTLVDASGDTAMTTSLSDVSLSTGLREGLMLMNTGSRYRFWVHPDIGYGAYGFSTTIGPNKLTVIDVTMEGIEGQDVFLAGQPPTVKE; this is encoded by the coding sequence ATGAAGAATACGGTTTTTCCCGTAGTGGCTTTTTCCTGTGCTGTGCTTTTTTCTGTACTTACCCTTGGATGTACGCGCCCCACCGGAGGACAGACCTCCATGGCTACGGCACTGACTTCTTTTCCCACAGTCTCCATTTCGGTGAACGCGACCACGGCCTCCGGGGAAACAGCGCTCATTGAACTGCCGCCACTTGTCCTCGATCCTATCAGAAACCTCTTGCGTCCCGAAACATTCGTTGACAGATTCAGCTATGCATACGGATACCTTCTCATGGATACCGCCATGCGCCAGCAAATGGACATCAATCCCATGTATCTTGCCAAAGGGCTCCTTGATGCCGCGGAAACCGGGTCGGGGTACTTCAGCGCGGCGGAAATCCAGACCCTGTTTGCCGAATACAATGACATCCTGCTGGCCAGAGCGCAGATGGAAAATGAAAAGCTGGCACGCGCCAATCTTGCCGAAGCCAATGCTTTCCTTGAGGAAAACAAGAACAAGGAGAATATCCTGACCACCCCTAGCGGACTCCAGTACAGAGTGCTGAAGGAAGGGAGCGGCCAACATCCCGTCCTCCAAGACACGGTGAAGCTCATCTACAACATATCTCTGCTCGACGGGACCCTTGTCGATGCGTCAGGGGATACGGCCATGACCACGTCACTGTCCGACGTTTCGCTGTCCACAGGTTTGCGCGAGGGTCTGATGTTGATGAACACAGGCTCCCGCTATCGCTTTTGGGTACATCCGGACATTGGATACGGCGCCTATGGTTTTTCGACCACCATCGGCCCCAACAAACTCACGGTAATCGATGTGACGATGGAAGGCATAGAAGGTCAGGACGTTTTTCTTGCCGGGCAACCCCCGACAGTGAAAGAATAG
- the aroA gene encoding 3-phosphoshikimate 1-carboxyvinyltransferase — translation MDITLSAGKASGTTHIPSSKSQTIRALLIAAMAEGTSIIRNPLYSADTRACMKLCEQFGAHLEYHDDRIILTSGTPSEGPLFIDCGNSGTTLYLGVGLAARAGTPTTFTGDSQLRSRPVGALLSSLADLGASITDPSGNSGIPDTPPFTITGPLKGGTTSIISTTSQYLSGLLIACTASEGDVVIEVPLLYEKPYVGITLDWLDRQNISYTASRSLDLFKVPGGQRFSPFDHYISGDFSSASFFFCAAAVSGTSITVTGLDRNDPQGDKHILDILSAMGCAVSWNTCAVTVTGPASGRLRAGSFDLNTMPDALPVLAVAACFADGTVTLGNVPQARIKETDRIAVMYENLSAIGACIEEKEDGLTITGSSSLRGGIVSGHDDHRIIMAMAIASLRCSQPLTIQGIDAVSVTFPSFFTTFHALYTTEEVHYEDI, via the coding sequence ATGGATATAACCCTGTCAGCCGGGAAAGCATCCGGTACGACCCACATACCGTCATCGAAAAGTCAGACGATACGCGCCCTGTTGATAGCAGCCATGGCCGAAGGAACAAGCATCATACGCAACCCTCTGTACAGCGCGGATACCCGCGCCTGCATGAAGCTCTGCGAACAGTTCGGCGCTCACCTTGAATACCATGACGACCGGATAATCCTGACATCGGGAACACCATCTGAAGGCCCTTTGTTCATTGACTGCGGGAACAGCGGCACGACCCTCTACCTTGGAGTAGGACTTGCCGCACGAGCAGGAACCCCCACTACCTTCACAGGAGACTCACAGCTCCGTTCCCGTCCCGTCGGTGCCCTTTTGAGCAGTCTGGCTGACCTGGGAGCAAGCATAACCGACCCATCGGGGAACTCCGGGATACCGGACACCCCGCCCTTCACCATCACCGGCCCCCTGAAAGGTGGCACGACATCAATCATCAGCACCACAAGCCAGTATCTCAGCGGACTTCTCATTGCATGCACAGCAAGTGAGGGCGATGTAGTCATAGAAGTTCCGCTACTATATGAGAAACCTTACGTTGGCATCACTTTGGACTGGTTGGACAGACAAAACATTTCCTATACCGCATCCAGGAGCCTTGACCTTTTCAAAGTTCCCGGAGGACAACGCTTTTCCCCGTTCGACCACTATATCTCCGGCGACTTCAGCTCCGCTTCCTTCTTTTTCTGCGCCGCCGCCGTCAGCGGCACATCCATCACCGTCACAGGACTGGACAGGAACGATCCTCAGGGAGACAAGCATATCCTGGACATCCTTTCTGCCATGGGATGTGCCGTTTCATGGAATACCTGCGCGGTGACAGTGACCGGCCCCGCGTCAGGACGCCTCAGAGCGGGCAGCTTTGACCTGAACACCATGCCTGACGCCCTGCCCGTCCTGGCTGTAGCCGCATGCTTCGCTGACGGAACAGTCACCTTGGGAAACGTTCCCCAGGCACGCATCAAGGAAACTGACCGCATTGCCGTAATGTATGAAAACCTGTCAGCCATAGGAGCTTGCATAGAAGAAAAAGAAGACGGCCTGACCATCACCGGATCCAGTTCACTGCGGGGAGGAATTGTAAGCGGACATGACGACCATCGCATCATCATGGCCATGGCCATAGCATCCTTGAGATGCTCCCAACCCCTGACCATACAGGGGATTGATGCCGTATCAGTCACCTTCCCCTCATTTTTCACCACATTCCACGCCTTATATACCACCGAGGAGGTACACTATGAAGATATATGA
- a CDS encoding threonine aldolase family protein: MKIYDLRSDTVTLPDPNMRKAMYEAEVGDDVYHEDPSVNRLQDMAAEITGTEAALFVTSGSMGNLIPLYVNAGRGTEVLAASQSHIIQHEVGAISAIAGTMPIGISVPRGILTVDAIKDAVKPLSYDLARTAMLEIENTIGGYPYDLENVTALAAFAHKKNMTVHMDGARIFNAATATGMSVSAYVHGVDTMTFCLSKGLGAPVGSLLCGSLPFIEAAMRVRKILGGGMRQSGILAAAGIYALEHNVKRLSQDHEHATVLAQTLHASGWANVDMEGVKTNIIFFTVPGMSEEDAVSWLAEAGIRVGIDGGKIRLVTNLNITDDDVQDIIVKLERMAPPCKQTSGEKR; this comes from the coding sequence ATGAAGATATATGACCTGCGCAGCGATACTGTGACATTGCCTGATCCAAACATGAGGAAAGCCATGTATGAGGCAGAAGTTGGAGACGATGTCTACCATGAGGACCCCTCGGTCAACCGGCTCCAGGACATGGCAGCGGAAATTACGGGCACTGAAGCGGCTCTTTTCGTGACATCCGGTTCAATGGGAAACCTCATCCCTCTCTATGTCAATGCCGGACGGGGAACGGAAGTCCTGGCTGCCTCCCAATCCCACATCATCCAGCATGAAGTCGGCGCCATATCCGCCATAGCGGGAACCATGCCCATCGGCATTTCTGTTCCCAGGGGTATACTGACCGTGGATGCAATAAAGGATGCGGTCAAACCGCTGAGCTACGACCTGGCACGAACCGCCATGCTCGAAATTGAGAACACCATTGGCGGATACCCTTATGACCTGGAGAACGTCACGGCACTGGCCGCCTTTGCCCACAAAAAGAACATGACGGTCCATATGGACGGCGCACGCATATTCAACGCGGCTACTGCTACAGGAATGTCGGTTTCCGCCTATGTCCACGGTGTGGACACCATGACCTTCTGTCTTTCCAAAGGACTGGGAGCTCCTGTCGGCTCACTGCTCTGCGGCTCACTACCCTTCATCGAGGCTGCCATGAGAGTGCGCAAGATACTCGGTGGGGGAATGCGTCAGAGCGGTATTTTGGCGGCAGCGGGCATATATGCCCTGGAACACAATGTAAAACGTCTTTCCCAAGACCACGAGCATGCCACCGTTCTGGCGCAGACGCTCCACGCCAGCGGATGGGCGAACGTTGACATGGAAGGGGTGAAGACAAACATCATCTTCTTCACCGTGCCGGGAATGTCCGAGGAAGACGCCGTGTCATGGCTGGCCGAAGCAGGCATCCGTGTAGGGATTGACGGAGGCAAGATACGGTTGGTCACCAACCTGAACATCACCGATGACGACGTACAGGATATCATTGTGAAGCTGGAGCGCATGGCTCCACCGTGCAAACAAACATCCGGGGAGAAACGATGA
- a CDS encoding MalY/PatB family protein, producing the protein MSESHYDFDSFVDRSETNSIKFSPRAIQSVCGNPHAHPFWVADMDFRVEKNISDEVTKLAKSGLYGYPTNTETEKSFVDWARRWHGWEVNPSYVVAARGMLSSIAALTELMTNAGEGIIVPTPAYQPFLRITRLTGRCLIDLPLVWSEEQCSYTMDFALLEEQCSRPDTTLMILCSPHNPYGKIWTEQELRAIADITSRHNVAVISDEIHADLIYPGEKHIPFVTIARDYAMAAVTCMAPSKTFNIAGEHISMVIFNDITLRNEFTARQLLLCEHELSLFSLTVGKAAYKYGEPWLKELVVYLKETADFITRYVAEHIPGVTFITPHASFVGVLDCTGLLPLAQADAIAFPALYDPRISPSGGVLSRFFGQRASVAVNDGTWFGGEAYNAMVRFNFGTQRSTIAEALQRMRTAVLAAQKYL; encoded by the coding sequence ATGAGCGAATCACATTATGACTTCGACAGTTTTGTAGACCGTTCGGAAACTAATTCCATCAAATTCAGTCCGCGGGCAATCCAGTCCGTCTGCGGTAATCCTCACGCTCACCCGTTCTGGGTCGCGGACATGGATTTCAGGGTAGAGAAGAACATCAGCGATGAAGTGACGAAACTTGCCAAAAGCGGCCTGTACGGATATCCAACCAACACAGAGACGGAGAAGAGCTTTGTAGACTGGGCACGACGCTGGCACGGGTGGGAAGTCAATCCTTCCTATGTTGTCGCGGCACGGGGCATGCTGAGTTCCATAGCGGCATTAACTGAATTGATGACCAATGCCGGAGAGGGAATCATTGTCCCGACACCTGCCTACCAGCCCTTCCTCCGCATCACACGGTTGACAGGTCGGTGCTTAATTGACCTCCCGCTGGTATGGTCAGAGGAACAGTGTTCTTACACCATGGATTTTGCCCTTCTTGAAGAACAATGTTCCCGTCCGGACACTACGCTGATGATACTTTGTTCCCCTCATAATCCTTACGGCAAGATATGGACGGAGCAAGAACTCCGGGCAATAGCCGACATCACGAGCCGCCACAATGTTGCTGTGATCAGCGATGAAATCCATGCGGATCTCATCTATCCGGGAGAAAAGCATATCCCTTTCGTCACCATTGCCCGTGACTACGCCATGGCCGCAGTCACCTGCATGGCTCCCTCCAAGACATTCAATATTGCCGGGGAACACATCTCTATGGTCATCTTCAACGACATCACGCTCCGCAACGAGTTCACCGCCCGCCAACTCTTGCTGTGCGAGCATGAGCTTTCCCTCTTTTCCCTCACCGTGGGCAAAGCAGCGTATAAGTACGGGGAACCATGGCTGAAGGAGCTGGTCGTCTACCTCAAGGAAACCGCGGACTTCATCACCCGCTATGTAGCAGAACATATTCCGGGAGTCACGTTCATCACCCCGCATGCCTCATTCGTCGGAGTCCTGGACTGTACCGGGCTTCTGCCTCTCGCGCAGGCCGATGCCATAGCATTCCCAGCACTGTATGACCCACGCATCAGTCCTTCAGGCGGCGTTCTTTCCCGTTTCTTCGGACAGAGAGCGTCCGTGGCGGTGAACGACGGCACCTGGTTCGGAGGGGAAGCATACAATGCCATGGTGCGTTTCAACTTTGGAACCCAACGAAGCACTATAGCTGAAGCCCTGCAAAGGATGCGCACCGCAGTGCTTGCCGCCCAAAAGTACCTTTGA